tatttttgactTGTGCAATGAATATCGAATTAAAGGTCTATGAATACATGAACATAGCGATCAGGTAAGTTCTTGAAACTGATAAGACTTTTTATATCTGAACGCTatgttcaaaaaaaaaaaaaagaaaaaaaaggatagaaaaagataaatgaaaaagatattatttatcgaataaagatattctattaatggcattaataatattcaaagGTACTGGCCGTAATATCTATGTGCGTGGTATTActacgtataatatttatcaaaggAAAACGTGGTAACGATGCGTCCATTGATAAAGATGTGCTTAATAAAGTTGGATACAAAGTGGAGGACCTTGAACTGAAAGTCAATATACTAACGTATAAACTCCAGTATGGTACTTGGCCTTTACCCCATCAGGTTCAGAAATCGAACTTTAAGAAGAATCTAAGAAACCTTAGACTAACTCTGTCCAATCCGAATGATCGTAATAATTGGATAAAACATGTATTGTTAAGGTgctaaaaaaatgtttaaaaaagagagagaaagagaagataaaagaaataatggtTATCTTggtctatctttttttttttttctttttttttagccCTAGACGCAACGAATCGTACTTTTCGTGTTCAAAGTATTACCCTTCGGAACATCGTCTGACCGAATTGTTCGAtgcaaagaaaaagaggatgTACCCTCATCTGCGGAAAGAAAACTTGCCAGTCGAGTACAGCAGCAAATCGTCGAAAAGTAGCAGCGATATATCCGTAAAGTACGGCTACGCGTTCGGAGTAATTGTTGCAAATATGTTGTCGATCGAATCGAATGACaacttaataaattctattttcaggCTAAATTCTATGTTCAAAAATGCGATCGATGGAAAGCATCGTGAGACATTGAGAAACGAAAATTTCCAAGTGCATCATCGGAACGCGATATCGGTTCCGTTGTTCCCGAAGAAGAGGTACGCTAAATGTGGGAAAAAATTGAGGAGAAGCTCGAAGAACGCTGAAACTACCAAAATGAGCCCGGCGTGTAGGAAATTCACGAAAACTATAGACGATtgcaaaaagtatttgaaagAATTACACGACAGCAATAAAAATCTTGGATTAGCCTGTAGCTCGTCTGAGATCAGCAATGAATCctcgataaaaaatttttggTCAGATACACAGGTAAACATGAACAAGTTATTATATCTGGAGACAAAGTTGTCCGAGATCGACAATGATCGTGTTTGATCGTATTACAGCAACGAAGAAGTGTTGGAGGGAGAGATGCGATTAATGTGAGTGAAAAACTTGAAAAGAATAATAGAAATGAATAcggaaaagaggaagagaaagaagagaagaagcttgaaaaaattgataaaaagcaGCAAAGTAACGAGCAGCGTTTGGAACTATCGAATGCGATTTATCCAGTTCTACAACTGATTGACAAACGTTTATTGCCCCCAAAAATGAACATATCGTTTTGCGCTGATGTGTTTCCCCAGCAACTGACCTCGAAGATGTTAGTTTCGTGTGAACCGAGGAAAAAGCTGAAAACGTCTCAAGAAGCCCTGTACCaagtgaaaaagaaattagagaGCTTGCATAATGTTCTGCGTATGTACGAGTTGCAAAATATTGAGATGAAAGCCTCGGAGAAACAACGagacaataacaataaaatgaaCAGCGTTTGCAAAAACATCGTGAGTACGCTTGTCTCAGTTACGACAGACACGGACAACTTCAAGAACACCGagaatatcgaaataaagGCCAATAGAAATATCAGGAATAACAGTAAGGAAATCCAACGGACAACTTCCAACAGCTCTGAACAATACGAAAGCGATGAAACAACTAGAAGTTCAGTAGCGTCTattcgaaattattcaaatatgttCAACGCGTATCATGTAAATAACATAAATGATCCTTATTGTCTGGTTAGAAGGAAAGACGAGGCAAAAATATCTTCTACGAATGACCACGAATTACAGATAATCCCAAATAATCAGACTGTATATTCTTCTAgcgtaaaatatgaaagaatacctgaaagaatatattataccATTTCGTCGGATTCCTctgaagaaaagaaagttaaGAAGAAAACAGTAATATCAGAAAATTTCATACCAATACCAGACGATGTATACGCGAAGAGCAATCAAGCGAAGCCATTCGGTGGCTCTGAACAATATCCAGTTGCAATGGAAACTGATGAGGATGCGATAATATCACCAGCTTCGAGCCATACAGAAGTGTCAAAGGATAGTGAATTAGATGACAAGCCGACAGCGTTATTACTTCAAGAAGCCCTTCGATTCAAAAGAGCATTATTAACGCGTGTCGAACTGGAAAAGATATGCTACATAGACGAAAAGAAGGATGGGATAAGTAACGAATCTGTATCAGATTACGGTAGGTATTCTTACGTTAACAATAATCTACAATCGAAGTTCTTGGATATCATATCGGAAGAACAATCTGTTAGCAGTTCCACCGAGAAAAACAGTAAAACTTATATGTTTTTCAATTTGAAACAAGACCTTAAtcaacgaaatgaaattaaagacTTGGAAacgtgtaaaaaatatttggacTCGAAACAAAACCTTAGTTCACCCTCtgaatattttagttttagtAACATAATTCAGGAAGGAAATGAGATTAAAAATAAGCTATCTTTACCAAAGCATAACCACTTTCAAGGAAACGAGATAGTTCCAAGTAATTTAAGGATAAGACATTTAAACGACATATTGAACGAGTCTGATGAAAagcttataaaatttgtaagttGTTTAAATACAACGGAAGCGAATACGAACGAAGAAAGGACTTGTTACGACTATGATCGTGATAAAGAGAATTTCAAAGAGCATTTCACGCGCCTGAATAATGTAAATGAGTTTATAAATCGGGACACGAATAGCGTAGAATTGTTTTCGCAAAACTTAGACGAAACTCCTTCAACGGAGAAAGTTGAAAATTCCAACAATGAGATAACTTCCAATTTTCTGAACTCTGAATCTCTGAAACAATGTACCAATGTTAGAATTACTAAAGACACAGGAACTGATATATCGAACTTGAAACTGAGTACATTggataatgaaaaatacgaaGATCAAGAAATTTTATCATGCAATTCGAATTtaactttaaaaagaaatcctGGTGCGTGTTCGTTAATCGAACAAACGTTGCTCCacagaaacataaataaaacattagaAATGCACGGTATAGTTGAAAACGAAGATCCAATATATGAAT
Above is a genomic segment from Bombus fervidus isolate BK054 chromosome 4, iyBomFerv1, whole genome shotgun sequence containing:
- the LOC139986577 gene encoding uncharacterized protein; amino-acid sequence: MHWQFGGNLEPVRMICEVDWKECPKAIANYVWNEIVTDVLDCLRNESIVWRVLAVISMCVVLLRIIFIKGKRGNDASIDKDVLNKVGYKVEDLELKVNILTYKLQYGTWPLPHQVQKSNFKKNLRNLRLTLSNPNDRNNWIKHVLLSPRRNESYFSCSKYYPSEHRLTELFDAKKKRMYPHLRKENLPVEYSSKSSKSSSDISVKYGYAFGVIVANMLSIESNDNLINSIFRLNSMFKNAIDGKHRETLRNENFQVHHRNAISVPLFPKKRYAKCGKKLRRSSKNAETTKMSPACRKFTKTIDDCKKYLKELHDSNKNLGLACSSSEISNESSIKNFWSDTQVNMNKLLYLETKLSEIDNDRV